The DNA window GAATTCATCCAGGCAGAGGGAGCTTCTGGAGAagtttctctttcttcctccagCAGATTAGCAGGAGGCAGGAAGGCCCATCAGTCCGTTCAGCAgccagggctgcggcagggagaagGGGCTTGTGGCACTAATAACCTTCATAAAGATATTGTTCTgctatgaatatggcataactaaagTATGTTTAAGCAAAATGGATCATGTAAGGTATCATCAGAAAGGTTATGATGTACTGATTacgattatccaatttgtatgcatgtaatcacatcatttctgtatttgaagttaggaatattgactatgtatcaatTACAGAAGTGTTTGCACCTGGGAAACGCCTATCAAACAAAATGCAACCAGCCTGGCTGGCTAATCAATGGGCGATTAGGGGGAACAATGGAACTTTGAAAATGCTGATCTctcaccttcctgagaagtttcctgggataACTTTGGTTCAAGTCTTCTTtaacactgcagggtcatgtggtcatgtcacctggtactaaaccCCATCTTGGAATGCttgtattttttcacaaaaagaggTTGGGTATAAGACTGGGAAACAAAGctttcccaccttatgtaaatcctatttatgGCTGGGGAGTGAGGTAATCAAAGTCAGTCCATCTCTGTTTCTCTGGAGGAGAtccccacccaagatgactgcaGTGAACATCTGAAACTAGGCTCAGagagaaaggattgggcccagggtGGAAAGGGGTCTGGCCTGCGAATAattagtttgtgtgtttgttttatttgctcagtaatctgctttgatctgtttgctatcccttattattacttaaaatctatgtttatagttaataaactcatTTTGTTTACCTTAAACCCAGCTTGTGGAATCCATAACTGTGGGGGCAAGAatctgtgcatatcttcctccacatcgagggagggggCGATCAATGAGCTTACATTGCACAGTTtgctgtgcagcgcaagacaatgCAAACTTTGGGTTTGCACTCCTATGGTGATGTGCACACGAGTGCTGGGCACTTCCCGAGCTGGGTCTTCCTGTGCAGACAttatctcagtgtctgtgtctttctgcaggaggatgtggccctacctgtgtgtttGCCAGTGTAGGCTGGAAAGCCTGGCTTGGcagggaagagtgagggggacctGTCTGGTGGAACAGGCGGactcagtgaaaccccagtacatcaggtggcatccccaAATCcggggggcaacccatcacaggGCTGATTGGGACTTCTCCTTCTCTGCCTGTGGTTTGCTTAGACCAGGCAAAGCCAGAGTGTTGCTGATCAGCTCAGggtcagctgctgctggaacctgccCCCAAAGATGGGCAGATGGATACCTGAGAGCCAAATGCCTCTGATGTGTGTGGGAATTAGGAAATGGAGTTTTTACTAAGGCCAGCCCTAGTCAGGGCACTGAGAgaatttctctcctgtgtggaggaGTCTCTGATGTCCAATGTGGTGTTAGCTCCAACTGAAGCTTTTTCCATGCTAAAGACATCTGAGAGGGCTCCTCCCTGTGTGGATTTGCTGATGCTTGATGCCGTGTGACCACCAAATAAAGCTTCCCCCACATTCAAGCTCTTTCTTCTGTGAATTATGCGATGGGGAATAATGTGTGAGCTCGGGTTGAATCTTTCCCTGCACTTATTGAAGCTTTTCCCCACAATCAAACATTTATGGGTTCTCTCTCTTGTGTGGATCGCCTGACGTGAAGCAAGGTCTGATCTTCgaataaaacttttcccacagtggaGGCATTTATatgggtttctctcctgtgtgggttttcCGATATGAAATAAGGGCTGATGGCCCATTGGAATTCTTCCCACAGTCCAATCATTTACAGgatctctctcctgtgtgcagtCTCTGATGGGCAATAAGATTtgagctctgactgaagcttttctcacagtccaagcatttataaggtttctctcctgtgtgggttctctgatgtacAATAAGGGCTGATGGTgcactgaaacttttcccacactgaaGGCATTTATATGGTCCCTCTCCCGTATGGATTCTCCCATGGCTAATAAGGCCTGAgcgctgactgaagcttttcccacagtccaagcatttatagggtttctctcccatgtgggttctctgatgtgtaataaggACTGATGATAcactgaaactttttccacagtcaaGACATTTATAcggtttctctcccgtgtggattctcctaTGGATAATAAGACCTGAGCTCACACTGAAGCTTTTTCCACAATccaagcatttatagggtttctctcctgtgtgggtccTCTTATGTGCAATAACGGCTGATGGTccactgaaacttttcccacagtccaagcatttatatgGTCCCCCTccagtgtggattctcccatGGCAAGTAAGATGTGAGCACtgactgaaacttttcccacagtgcgAGCATTTAAacggtttctctcctgtgtgggttctctgatgtatTATAAGGACGGATGGTccactgaaacttttcccacacacaAGGCATTTATGTGATCCCTCTCCTGTATGGATTCTCCCATGGCTAATAAGGCCTGAGCGCTGactgaagtgtttcccacactcaaggcatttatagggtttctctcccgtgtgggttctctgatgtacAATAAGGGCTGATGGTGCAccgaaacttttcccacactcaaggcatttatatggtccctctcctgtgtggattcttccATGCCTAATAAGGCCTGAGcactgactgaagcttttcccacactcaaggcatttatacGGTTTCTCTCCCATGTGCAGTCTCCGATGGGCAGTAAGATTTGAGCTCCAGTtgaagctttttccacattctaagCATTTATAAGGTTTCTTTTCTTTGGGATTTGTCTGCTGGGTTGTGGTTTCTTTGGAATCCTGGTCTCCTCCCCCACATTCAAAGGAATCATGCACTTTCTTCCCTGGGTGGTTTTCCAGCTTCCTCTCTGACCTGTGACAATTACTCCAGGCTTTTCTCTGTTCCAAGCACTGGGAAAAGTTCTCTTCAGCTCTTCTCAAAAAGTTCCCCTGCAGGTCCACTTGCTCAGGACCTTCCTGCTGTGGATTCCCCTCCTCATTCTCACTCATTTTCACATCATCtgctgggggagagaaagaatcatGACAGGATTCATTGCCTGGGTTAGCAGAAAGACAAAAGTGAAAAGCAAAGAGGGAAAACACAACACAGTAACTGTTGGAAGACTGCGAAACTGGATTCTGTCTCCATATCCCATCCAAACACTGAGAGGGAAGTGAAGTCAGGGAGAAAATTCCTGACAGCTAACAGGATGGGTGGGAAGCCATAAGCGATATCTGTCATGATGATGTGACACCTgctgaccaatgttccctctaattttttccatacatgtgtggaataaattttgttatgtgcaccaaggtatgtgtggatgtgtgtcaccagtagaaacaaaaaacctagatgtaatgtatatttttaaaaagttaccatagggataattattCCAGCCagaacaggttaggcattttagaactcactactcgaagaattaaatttaagtgtacgagaaataaaaattatgaaaacacTTAACATAACacacttagaaagaaaaaaattacagagaatatatgtgcattgcaggaagtgccaaaaagtaacaacaacaataatacaagtatgtgttggggggTGAGTGTGAGaaagtgtgtgagagacagacagagattgTGTGAGCTGCCTCCGTggaaatctcagaaacagtgcactgtctctttaagaaagtcACTCACTGTTCACCGCAGCAGCTCCAAGTCCTCCAAGTCCCAGTCTGTGTCCACTGCTCTGCAGAGACGAGGtacaggggcggggggagagggacaccctgacatcagcaccctaTTTGCCCCCGCCCAGACTCTGCAAAGCCAGCAGGaggttcctgggagcagctgcaggacagaGCAACGTGGGGAtgggcacctgaacacatgctgccAGATGTGCGCTCTCTGTTAATCAGCTGGGCAGCATTTGAAGCTCTCCTGGGCAGCCATCCAAGCGCtcagcttacagggaacacagcTGCTGAGCGCACCAGACCTGGGTGAGATGAGGCAGAACTGAGGGGGGCTCACACCACATTTTTGGGATTTTCAGCTTTTCCCTTCATTTGCCTTATAGTTTCTGTGTCAGTATCATTGACTCCCCACCTGTGCGGGTGCCTCTTGGCATCTTCCTTGCCTCAGAGTCCTGGAGATCTGGGAcccacagctcttcccctgcTTCCAGCTGGGTGATCAAGTCAGGTTTGGGAATGGGGAGTCCTGCTCAGGGGATGAAATCAGGCATGATCCGAGTGCAATGAGGATTGGGGCAGTATTTGTTGCAAAGGATACCATCTTGAGTTTAAACTGACCCCATAATTTGCTGGGGGGTTGTGGGATCTGAACAGATGGGCATGTGGTCACGGATTCCCCTTGGGAGAGGCAGATGTCTGGGGGTAGGGGAGCTGTCACACCCTCACTAGGAGTTCTCAGGATCTGTGTGCTCTCGGGGACttgctgaggcacacacagctctgGTGTTAAACCCTTGCCTATGTCTAAacgcccagagccctccccatacATGGAGCTCATCCCAGGAAGGGAGGTGCACAGAGATGCTGTGTGTGAGTGAGAATTAATACAGATAGGATGATACGCTGCTTCTGCCCCCATTACAGATGGAGGGATGGGGATAAATTAGCATGTCCATTAGGTCTATGACTCCCCTATCCCATTGAAGGGGGTATGGAGGTGAACGGCTCTCATACACTGGAGCTGTGGACTGTGCAACCCATTCCCTTCTAATCAAACTGACGAGGGAAGAACCTGACCAGATTCAGAAATGCAGGTCCCATGGCTTCAAATCgctgaggggacaggaatccttacccagcgaggtcaccgtctcataattctcctgcatgacgtccctatagagggctctctgaccggggtccagcagagccccctgtcCAGCAGTGAagtacacagccacctcctcaaaGGTCATCGGCATCTGCAACAACAGGTGCTCCCCACTCAGtacctgctgctccagccacaatcccactatTCATGGGGGAAGAAGCACAAAAATAGAACAGCTCTGGGAGGGCCAAAGGAGcagaatcccacccccaccctgctcacagtggccaggaggctccacagaacagagagaaggtGAGAGCTCCTTGTCCCTCCCAGCAGATGGAGGAGGGCAGGGTTTAATCTCATTTGCCACCCAACTACTAGGCACAGGCTGATGTGGGAAACAGAGCTCCACACAGGGAACAGGAAACCCAGcaccttccctttgtatttcacCGCAGTGTCTGACTAGCGGGATCGGGCTTCAGCACTCTGgtctgttttcccagccctgtccagGGGCTTGTTTCTGGTTTCAGAAATGGGAGAATTTTCACCCCACCCTCCAATGGGCCTGTTTATGTGTCCCAGCAGGTTTAACACACCcagtccccctccctgcctcaacctgtgtatttcctgccctgccccctctacaacaaccctccccagcagctcctccaaaCATTCCCTACCTGAGCAGGATTCACCACAGCCATTTCCCTGCCCTGTTCCCTAGGAAGATGGGAAGATCTAGAGCAAAacggtgttaggatatagatattcaggcctgtctgtaaaggcctatactctaagaatttaggtgtattcttatcacttggctagttctagaggtataaaagaaagaatcaaaatcactgtctgcgggtgtaagggccttctcttactgtgacagtctgaggccctgttcttaggctaaggcctttggctaagcatcagaggcagccataaactgggaagcgaacggtcacatcctcacattccaacctagtcacattgaaagaaggtgctattgggctgttaggtcctgataatgcctattgcctgcagagaaagggaagtgcctagaagatgtaaaaggaaacttagtttgatagcatcctgtctggcaagaactcacttatcaatagctgggatgtgaaatcctcacttctgtgtttgttctatcactgtagtcctgatttccccattgtttgtctgtataatctctgtctggttctgtgattgtttctatctgctatataattaattttgctgggtgtaaactaattaaggtgatgggatataattggttaaataatcatgttacaacatgttaggattggttagttaaatttcaggaaaatgattggttaaggtatagctaagcagaactcaagttttactgtatagtctgcagtcaatcaggaagtgggtgggtggatgggggaaatgggaatgggggtggggaaactggaatcatgttttgctaaagggggaaatgggaacagggaatcatagaatatcagggttggaagggaccccagaaggtcatctagtccaaccccctgctcgaagcaggaccaattcccagttaaatcatcccagccagggctttgtcaagcctgaccttaaaaacctctaaggaaggagattctaccacctccctaggtaacgcattccagtgtttcaccaccctcctagtgaaaaagtttttcctaatatccaatctaaacctccccaactgcaacttgagacattactcctcgttctgtcatctgctaccattgaggacagtctagagccatcctctttggaaccccctttcaggtagttgaaagcagctatcaaatcccccctcattcttctcttctgcagactaaacaatcccagctccctcagcctctcctcataagtcatgtgttctagacccctaatcatttttgttgcccttcgctggactctctccaatttatccacatccttcttgtagtgtggggcccaaaactggacacagtactccagatgaggcctcaccaatgtcgaatagaggggaacgatcacgtccctcgatctgcttgctatgcccctacttatacatcccaaaatgccattggccttcttggcaacaagggcacactgctgactcatatccagcttctcatccactgtcacccctaggtccttttccgcagaactgctgcctagccattcggcccctagtctgtagcggtgcattggaatgggggtggggaaattggaatcatgtttggctaagggcaggaatgggaacagggacacaggcaaggctctgtggtgtcagagctggaaaggggaacactaaggaaggaaactggaatcatgcttgctggaagttcaccccaataaacatcaaattgtttgcacctttggacttcgggtattgttgctctctgttcatgcgagaaggaccagggaagtaagtgggtgaaggaataagccccctaataaATGGGGTTGTtattctgcagcctgtcagggtgagAAGGGCAATTGGGGAGGTTTCTGAATTAGCGTTAGTCCATTTCACATCCTGATTCCTCCCAGGCTCTTTCCTTGCAGACAGACACTCTAGACTCTGCCATGCTGGGAAAACCCTCAGCTACATTATTACAACACAGACCTTACCCCTCCCACCGGGACTAAACCTACAAGACACTTTTAAACCTTCCTGGAACAGAGTCTCTGAGCCAAATGCTAGAAAGGAGCAGAATCAAAGGAGTAACTTTGAGGGATCTCCcctgacctcgctgggtaaggattccttCCCAGGGCAGCACATTCCCCCAGCATCATGGGGActaggcagaggcaggaactggcttttcctctctctgctcctcaccTTGTCCCAAGAAAGTCAATCTGCCTCGGGGTGCTGCATGGAATGGGGCTGGGCAAGACTGGGACCAGGGAACCTTCCTCCCCAGCTATTGCTCCTGCTGCCCTTTTctgtccctccactcccccttTGGCATGGAAGAACTGGTTACTGTCCTGCCATTCCTGTGGGTGTTTCCTCTCCATTAGCTACTGCCACTGCTAACAGGAATGTGAGCCTGGCTGCACCAGTGAGGGCAGCAGTTCTGGGAGTCAAGGACAAACAGGGAGCAGAGACGGAGTGAGGAGGGGCCGCTTGTGGAGTCACTTTCCCGTCCGGCCCCAGCACTTTCTCCAAATTCTCTCTCATCACCTGGAGTCTCCAGCTCAGGAGCTGGTGGCAGCACAGCCCGGGGCTGCCCTAGGGGACTGGCTCCAGTCACAGCAGAAAGTCCCCCCTCGGCTGAGCATAGAGGGAGTGTTAGTGATGGTCTGTCCCAGCACAGGCGCcgctgggcagcagcagctgctcagcccgAGCTCCCAGATCACAATGGAGGCAGCAGCATCTACCCCAGGAAGCCCAGCTAGCTCCAGGGCTCCAGTATCCTGAGCACAAAGAGAGACTGACACCAGCCTCCTCTGCCTTAGCAATTACCAGAACCCTCTGCTGGGGGCAGCTAATGACTGAGCctccctgtgctgcccctgcagcccccaaggGCAGTCAGGCCGATGCTGATCTCATTTGCTATCTGGACTCACGCTGGAACCAGAGAACCAGTTCAAACAGGGATTTCGTATGTGACCCGGAACCAAACCTGAACCAAAGTTTTGTTTTACTGACTGAACCCGAActgaacagaaaaaaaccc is part of the Eretmochelys imbricata isolate rEreImb1 chromosome 14, rEreImb1.hap1, whole genome shotgun sequence genome and encodes:
- the LOC144274351 gene encoding uncharacterized protein LOC144274351, which codes for MAVVNPAQMPMTFEEVAVYFTAGQGALLDPGQRALYRDVMQENYETVTSLGLPIPKPDLITQLEAGEELWVPDLQDSEARKMPRGTRTDDVKMSENEEGNPQQEGPEQVDLQGNFLRRAEENFSQCLEQRKAWSNCHRSERKLENHPGKKVHDSFECGGGDQDSKETTTQQTNPKEKKPYKCLECGKSFNWSSNLTAHRRLHMGEKPYKCLECGKSFSQCSGLIRHGRIHTGEGPYKCLECGKSFGAPSALIVHQRTHTGEKPYKCLECGKHFSQRSGLISHQRTHTGEKPFKCSHCGKSFSQCSHLTCHGRIHTGGGPYKCLDCGKSFSGPSAVIAHKRTHTGEKPYKCLDCGKSFSVSSGLIIHRRIHTGEKPYKCLDCGKSFSVSSVLITHQRTHMGEKPYKCLDCGKSFSQRSGLISHGRIHTGEGPYKCLQCGKSFSAPSALIVHQRTHTGEKPYKCLDCEKSFSQSSNLIAHQRLHTGERSCK